The following proteins are encoded in a genomic region of Fusarium oxysporum f. sp. lycopersici 4287 chromosome 1, whole genome shotgun sequence:
- a CDS encoding hypothetical protein (At least one base has a quality score < 10): MADPRRSPDKSHLKAKSIQQQQQKQQRSPAPAPTATRPTFVDDDSDDDDESSDQMPLPRSHTPGHLASKSIQANRRKPSDLSIRQRSQSASQTAPQGASTSRAAHKPPHSISTSAGDASSEGDRHNRRPTASRSTSAITSRTTAQATARYASHRSRISQDEYTAFPSLPDPRTAPNVDVAPASGMYWSKAPVSGAPHTSLRAHTTTIIGSNVYVFGGCDSRTCFNDLYVLDADSFHWSIPYVVGDIPVPLRAMTCTAVGKKLIVFGGGDGPEYYNDVYVLDTTNFRWTKPRIIGDKMPSKRRAHTACLYKNGIYVFGGGDGVRALNDIWRLDVADVNKMSWRLVSSSDKSSPGSKDYRPKARGYHTANMVGSKLIIFGGSDGGECFDDVWVYDVDAQLWRAVPIPVAFRRLSHTATIVGSYLFVIGGHDGSEYSNDVLLLNLVTMTWDRRRVYGKAPSGRGYHGTVLYDSRLIVIGGFDGSEVYGDVMLLELAVHAYYSQISHFTIEV, translated from the coding sequence ATGGCGGATCCGAGGAGGTCCCCCGATAAGTCGCATCTCAAGGCAAAGAGCattcaacaacagcaacaaaaaCAACAACGATCGCCTGCTCCGGCCCCCACAGCCACACGGCCGACCTTTGTCGACGACGATtccgacgatgatgacgagtcTAGCGATCAGATGCCCTTACCCAGAAGCCATACACCAGGTCATCTTGCCAGCAAAAGCATACAAGCAAATCGTCGAAAGCCTTCCGATCTTTCTATCCGGCAGCGCTCTCAATCCGCATCACAGACCGCCCCGCAAGGAGCTTCTACCTCGAGAGCAGCCCACAAACCGCCGCATTCAATCTCAACCAGCGCTGGCGATGCCTCAAGTGAGGGAGATCGACATAATCGGCGACCAACCGCTTCACGGTCGACATCTGCCATAACGAGCCGAACGACTGCACAAGCGACCGCTCGGTATGCATCGCATAGATCTCGCATATCACAAGACGAGTACACTGCGTTCCCGTCGCTTCCAGATCCCCGGACCGCTCCAAACGTCGACGTGGCTCCAGCATCTGGCATGTACTGGTCCAAGGCACCTGTGTCGGGCGCTCCTCACACCTCATTACGAGCACACACAACAACAATCATTGGCTCGAACGTTTATGTATTCGGCGGCTGTGACTCAAGAACATGCTTCAACGATCTCTACGTGCTGGATGCCGATTCTTTCCACTGGTCTATACCTTATGTCGTTGGTGATATACCTGTTCCTCTGAGAGCCATGACATGTACTGCCGTAGGCAAGAAACTCATCGTGTTTGGCGGAGGTGACGGCCCAGAGTATTATAACGATGTCTATGTTTTGGATACGACAAACTTCCGGTGGACAAAGCCCCGTATTATAGGAGATAAGATGCCGTCGAAGCGGAGAGCGCATACTGCTTGTCTATACAAGAATGGTATATACGTATTCGGCGGCGGCGATGGGGTCCGAGCTCTGAATGATATCTGGCGGTTAGATGTTGCTGATGTCAACAAAATGTCATGGCGATTAGTGTCAAGTTCAGATAAGTCAAGCCCTGGGTCAAAAGACTATCGTCCCAAGGCAAGGGGCTACCACACTGCCAACATGGTGGGCAGCAAACTCATCATTTTTGGAGGCTCTGATGGCGGCGAATGTTTCGACGATGTATGGGTTTACGACGTTGACGCCCAGTTATGGAGAGCAGTCCCTATCCCCGTTGCTTTCCGCCGTTTATCACATACGGCCACAATAGTCGGCTCCTATCTTTTTGTCATTGGAGGCCACGACGGAAGCGAATACTCGAATGATGTCCTGCTTTTGAACCTGGTTACAATGACATGGGATAGACGTCGGGTCTACGGTAAAGCACCTTCAGGCCGTGGCTATCACGGGACAGTGCTGTATGATAGCCGCCTCATTGTCATTGGAGGTTTCGATGGAAGCGAGGTGTATGGCGATGTTATGCTGTTAGAGCTAGCTGTGCATGCATATTATTCGCAAATCAGTCA
- a CDS encoding hypothetical protein (At least one base has a quality score < 10) — MSDQHDAQMGGVSPGNAHAELAADASNVTTSTKDEERASKRLKVNDSIPFQSAPGEDLHDAPAPKENEQSTNGDKENEVPRPKPDPKAEYVDGRSKGVAPIKKEYLVDMSTQKDASNDAVNDDDAAEARGTAEGNAENGDRKPGKGKKEKKKKGQNTERDFGKFDDAFRLCNSRAFYPEFSPRECKFGDRCRLCHDIRKYLEEGRRGDVETFEGKCPVFEAHGHCPSGWKCRFVKSHMEEIEHEDGRKELVLISTSANGGENGEPKDEGSEEQRPAIFNVVSMDKKIDLNRKRTDFTRSDQYITWLNKEAKLSEEFMNRRKNQSTEGIEDLRARFVDPPFKPSEKRRLYFGQETPTLAPLTTQGNLPFRRLCVELGAQLTYSEMALSMPLIQGTKADWTLLKVHESELSPPQFNPGSVPIFDDYDHSKDIKFGAQISGNNHWVVTKAADVLNRYCPHLRLIDLNCGCPIDMVFKSGGGSALLENSGKLERMVRGMNAVSGEVPITAKIRTGIRNSRPTATQLIGKLAFGAREHRERLGAPGCAALTLHGRSREQRYTKKADWGYISECAALIKTYNKQKDTLTDTIAEPDASSLPNAKDGRMYFLGNGSCRYRHDWRAALIKPWLFEEIEKGQYLDKSSSERLRYIEKFVRYGLDAWGSDELGIGFTRRFLLEWLSFTHRYVPIGLLEYLPPCLNDRPPKYEGRDEMETLMASNNFRDWIKISEMFLGPVHPTFKFQPKHKSNAYEAEG; from the exons ATGAGTGACCAACACGACGCTCAGATGGGTGGCGTCTCCCCAGGCAATGCGCATGCAGAACTTGCAGCTGATGCCAGCAATGTTACAACCTCGACAAAGGATGAAGAGCGGGCTTCGAAGAGACTTAAGGTTAACGATTCGATCCCGTTTCAGTCTGCTCCAGGAGAGGATTTGCACGATGCACCCGCTCCTAAGGAGAATGAACAATCCACAAATGGCGACAAGGAGAATGAGGTCCCGAGGCCAAAGCCGGACCCGAAGGCTGAGTACGTTGATGGACGCAGCAAAGGAGTTGCTCCTATCAAGAAAGA GTATCTTGTAGACATGTCAACTCAGAAAGATGCGTCCAACGATGCTGTGAACGACGATGACGCAGCTGAGGCACGCGGTACTGCCGAAGGGAATGCTGAGAATGGCGATCGAAAGCCaggcaagggcaagaaagaaaagaagaagaagggccaGAACACAGAGCGCGATTTTGGCAAATTTGACGATGCCTTTCGTCTTTGCAACAGTCGAGCCTTCTATCCCGAGTTTTCTCCCAGAGAATGCAAGTTTGGTGACCGATGCAGACTCTGCCATGATATTCGAAAGTATCTTGAGGAAGGACGCCGAGGTGATGTTGAGACTTTTGAAGGCAAATGCCCCGTGTTCGAGGCTCATGGCCACTGTCCTTCAGGCTGGAAGTGCCGCTTTGTTAAGAGCCACATGGAGGAAATCGAGCACGAGGACGGCCGAAAAGAGTTGGTGCTCATAAGCACTTCAGCAAATGGCGGCGAGAACGGTGAGCCTAAAGATGAAGGATCCGAGGAGCAGCGACCTGCTATTTTCAACGTCGTCAGCATGGATAAGAAGATTGACCTCAACCGCAAGCGGACTGACTTTACGCGATCTGACCAGTACATCACTTGGCTCAATAAGGAAGCCAAGCTGAGTGAGGAGTTTATGAATCGTCGCAAGAATCAGTCCACCGAGGGTATCGAAGATCTACGCGCCCGCTTCGTCGACCCCCCTTTTAAGCCTTCTGAGAAACGCCGACTCTATTTCGGCCAAGAGACCCCAACCCTGGCACCTCTCACCACCCAAGGAAACTTGCCCTTCCGTCGACTCTGCGTCGAGCTTGGAGCCCAGCTCACATACTCGGAGATGGCATTGAGTATGCCTCTCATCCAAGGAACAAAGGCTGACTGGACACTTCTAAAGGTTCATGAGTCAGAGCTTTCACCCCCCCAATTTAACCCAGGCTCTGTCCCCATCTTTGATGACTACGACCACTCCAAGGATATCAAGTTTGGTGCCCAGATCTCCGGAAACAACCACTGGGTTGTTACCAAGGCTGCTGACGTCCTAAATCGTTATTGCCCTCACCTTCGCCTCATCGATTTGAACTGTGGTTGTCCGATTGATATGGTCTTCAAGTCTGGCGGTGGATCGGCGCTTCTTGAAAACTCAGGCAAGTTGGAACGTATGGTTCGAGGCATGAACGCTGTGTCAGGAGAGGTCCCTATCACTGCCAAGATCCGCACTGGGATCCGAAACTCCCGTCCTACGGCCACTCAGCTTATTGGAAAACTGGCTTTTGGTGCACGAGAGCACCGAGAACGACTTGGTGCTCCTGGATGTGCGGCCCTGACTCTTCATGGACGCAGCCGTGAGCAGCGATACACCAAGAAGGCCGACTGGGGCTACATCAGCGAGTGCGCCGCGCTCATCAAGACTTACAACAAGCAGAAGGACACTCTGACTGACACCATCGCTGAGCCCGATGCCAGCAGCCTCCCTAATGCCAAGGATGGCCGCATGTACTTCCTCGGCAACG GCTCGTGTCGATACCGTCATGATTGGCGTGCGGCCCTCATCAAGCCTTGGCTctttgaggagattgagaagggCCAGTACCTCGACAAGTCATCTAGCGAGCGTCTCCGCTACATCGAGAAGTTTGTGCGCTATGGCCTTGACGCCTGGGGTTCTGATGAGCTCGGCATTGGATTCACTCGCCGTTTCCTTCTCGAGTGGCTCAGTTTTACGCACCGCTACGTCCCTATTGGTTTGTTAGAGTATCTCCCACCTTGCCTCAATGACCGACCTCCTAAGTACGAGGggagagatgagatggaaaCGCTTATGGCGTCCAACAACTTCAGGGACTGGATCAAAATCAG CGAGATGTTCCTTGGCCCCGTCCACCCAACGTTCAAGTTCCAGCCCAAGCACAAGTCCAACGCGTACGAGGCTGAGGGTTAA